GTGAACCAAAAATAACACTAGTGGCAAATGCTGGGAAcgttcccatgtgccattgcccattGCCCTTGGAAtgcatactttaaaaaaaaatagaaagtccaAAGCTGCCTTAGAACCTCTTTATAAGCAGCCTCTTACTGTTTTTGGCCTGAGTCGAATTGGTTCTGGTAACTGTACTGGACGGTGATTGTGATTGACAGTCATGTGGcacaagggtcagggcacacactcagattcggggagattagtcgcccggcgacaaatctcctattcttctgggcgactaatctcccgaactgccttgtgccggctagaatgtaaatcgccggtgggatggtactcggagtgcttcattttccgaagttgcccaaagtttcccgAAGCGTTCCTAATGCCATTCTGCCATTCATGCCGGCAAGATGGCACTcgaagcgctttgttttccgaagctgaagtttcctcgtgaggcaactttgggcgtcttcagaaaatgaagcactcccagtgccatcccgtcggcgatttacattctagccggcgagaggcagttccaggagattagtcgccccgaagaagagatttgtctccgggcgactaatctgcccgaatctgagcgtgtgccctgaccccaaGAGGTCTGGCAGCAGCTACTTGTCTATTTGGGACATGGTTTTATTTAATTAGCTGCACAGATAAAATGCAGCCCCCACCCCAGGGTGCTCTAGTGATAGCAGGGGGATTAGCCATATACACAGATAAACAGCCAAATAGACAATTACCTCCTTATCTCCCACTGACAAAATCAAAGAGTGAGGCTGTAACCCTTGGCTTGCCAGAGAGGGTGTGAAGCAACACCTCCCTTCTGGCAGTGGTAGCTAAGAGGCACGGTTGGGGTTAACTTGATTTCCTTTGCTCATTTTTCACTGCTGGATTATTTTGACAAGGAGACCCCCATAGAAGCCCAGTCCAATGAGTTTACTGTTTTTGGTGTAACCCCTCCCAGCCATTTGGGGCTGTACAGCTTGATGGAAGGGGCGGGTGGGGGTCAcctagtgtgtgtgtgacactggGACAGATTCCAAAATCTGAAAGTAAGAAGGACATTCCGTGAGAGTTTAGTTAGTCCCGTCCTCCTCCTGCTTCTATAAAGGAGCAAAGACTGAGGAGAGTCCTGCTTGGAACTTGGAAGTTACGCACTGAGCGCTTTTACGCTCCACAAACGCCGGAGAGAAGCTGCAGTTTGAAAAGTTCAGGACTCTGAGCTCCGGACTCTGCTGCAGGACTGGCACCATGTAAGTGACTGTGGCGCTTTCTTGCCTATTATTAGATCTCTGTTccttcatttgtattattttaaacttCTTTCTCCTCTCCCAAAAATTGCTGGTGCTCAGCATTCACAGGATACTAATAAATGGTGCAGTATTCCATTCCATTATACTAAATGTGAATGTCACATGGGAATCAGCAGAATCCAGTGCATACTTGTTGACACAGTCTGGGTAAATGAACAACAAATAATATCCCCTATGTTGTAAATATTTCTGGTTCATTTCTTTGAATGTTTAAGCTGTATAATCTGGGGAAACTGCAGTAGGGTTGTTGCCTTTGCCATGCTAAGTCTTCTTATTAGTAATTCAGCAGCTTGTTGAAGGTCAACTTATTGCTCTTTGGGTTGATCCCAATAGTAAGGGCTCTAGGAtgaaaggaatatccttcgatcaaaaaaagttagccaagcctatggggaccttcctcataggataacattgacttttttaccttttagatgccgaactagggggtcgaagatttttttaaagagacagtactgcgactatcgaatggtcgaatttttttttacttcgaatagttcgatttgaagtcgtagtcgaaggtcgaagtagcccattcgatggtcgaagtagcccaaaaaaaacgttttttaccttcgaatccttcactcaaagttagtgaatcagcccctatgagtTCTGGTTTCATTTAAATGAACTTGATTTTATAGAACTGTCCCCAATTTTTTCACAAGATCTggaagccttaaggtggccatacacagggagacagggcgatgtcgccaaacaaacggatctctccctgatagcGAAGGGTGAATAAaatcgccaggtgcaaattcgtgggGAATTTCCacaattcgctgccggcgaataaaatGGTcaaactgtgaaaattcaccggtgaacaACAAAAATGTTGGACGCGCGTTAGAatagttgctcgcgtcaaaaccgtcaaacatcaacattattcggacgcccattgacttaaacccCGGCGTCAGAAGCGTCGGAATTTgtcagtgaaacgggacaaagtcgcccatcactactccccaatatgcccacattgaagttggcaatatcgggctgatccaatcatgggccctaggtaCCAAaaaattggatcagaatggaggccaaacgggcggtcggatcgtgggacggCATCAATGAAAAGAttctgcccgatcggcatctgcccgactttcggccagatgtcgatcggggacgcccgtcggattggtctgtcggcagcttttatcggcccgtgtatgggggcctttagtgtaGCTGGCAGTTTGATCTGGGACCACTGTGGTCTGAAAGCTGTTCTAAAGATAGTTAGACCCTGGTCCACAAAGCATGGCAGAACTGCTGCTTCTGTGAGAGAAGGGATTATAGAACCTGTGGCCTTTAGTCTCTCAGTGGGATGGTGATAGTTGCAGTTCAGCTACATTGTTATGACTAAATACAGGCAGAGATCCAAAAGCCACTACTTGTTCCAGTTTGTTTGTTATTCCCTTTAACTTGTTAATATATCACTATGAAACAGAGAAACGCCGAGCTTCCTTCACCCACTCTGTGCTTGTATGATTATTATTGTACTAATATTATTATTCTATTGTAATACTAATATTACCTTTTCTGCAGTTTAATAGTTTGCATACTTTGGAACTACCTTGTTGCTTGCCTTGTCTCAAGCATTCTCATAGAGAGTAATACTACAGCATGTATGGGACAGTCCAAAAATCTTCGACAAAAGGGGTAGTGATTAAAAGATTAGGGCAGATCAAAGCATTTACCAGAGTAGATCAAAGGTGTGGCCAAAAGCCCCGCATTGTTATATGTTAGACATCTATTTAATTAAAGGATAACAATAATGATAAAAGTAATGAAGTCTCTGCACACTCTGTTGGAGGTGAAATTTAGGTCATTGCACCCAACACATGTTTTGTAGCCCCACATTCATGGCACCAACCCTTGCCTCCTGCCAATGAACTGCACACAAGGCAGCTCACAAGTTCCTCCTCCAGTGACACAACTGGTGCCATTAAtctaaaagctgtttttttacattaaagaTGACAATGACGTCTTTGTGTTTGCTTATGTGCTTTCTCCTAACAATGCTTTTTCAAGGCTGCAGCCCATCCTTGTGTAGCCCATTGACTGACCTTCTGCTTGGGTTGAAAACAACATTGTCTGTATTGTTCCTTCTGAAGTTCTGAGCAGACCTCTCCCCCCCTTTCTGGTTTGTTCTTAGGCTTCATTTATCAGCACTCCCTTATATCACCTCCTCGTTGACCTTGCTGACCTCACTAAAGGGACCTTAAAGGACCATTTTATTGACCAGAAAATTGTACTTGTTTTCCAGGGTTTTTATGGCTGAATAAAACAAGGGGCCTGCTGTGGGTGAGGCTTCCTTACTTACTTCTTACATACTTCTTGTTAAAACCAAGTTCCACCATTTTTGTTTTAGGGCCGGGATTCTGATTCTATTTGCTTTGTAGCAAGAAAGTCTTAGGGTCTGACCaaatgagcagattcggggagattagtccccccagcgacaaatctactcttcttcagggcgacaatctacccgaactgccttccccctcccctgcctgctaaaatgaaaaatggcctgcggcaatgcacacgcggcgcttcgttttccgaagacacCCGAAGTTttatcgtgaggcaacttcgggcgactttggaaaacgaatcgatccgagtgccatcccgccggcgggaaggcaggggaggcagtttgggagattagtcgccccgaagaagaggagatttgttgccgggcgagtaaaaaacacccataagaaaaaatgcccattgactttaatgcttcaggacaaaaaaagtcaccataagaaaaaacgtcccattggggctcatttataaacttcacgcaaggcagattggttcgcacagtgaatatatttgccctgcgcatggttacatttataaatgtgcaaacagaattgcgatttttttttttttgcattgataatgtctataagagctttttaaatatgtcaaaaatcgcaaatggTGCTTGAATTACCcaacaactttggtggcggagaaaatattcgcaaaacagtttcacaaattgcgaatttaagttactgtcaatgctattttcgcaaTGCCTCCCCGTctgctagaatcgaaatcgctggcgggatggcattcggagagcttcgttttctgaagtcgcccaaagtttcctcgtgaggcaacttcgggcgacttcggaaaatgaagagctccgagtgccatcccgccagctagaatctaaatctgaTTGCTTTTCGGGGAGTTTAGTTGCTTCCTCTACAGTCTACAGTTATGCCACTGATGCAAGAATTATTGGCTCAATGTCTCATATCTTTAAAAAGGAAGAATAAAGCACGGACGCTGATGAAATTGGTTAACACCATAATTGTAACATTTCCGTCTCCTTTGTCTATTTTCAGTGTTAGCAGAGAAGATTGTGTTGAAAGCCAAAGCAGCCATGGATATCTTTATTATCGAGGACGACTATAATGAGACCACAAACCTTTCTTTGTTTGATTACCCTGATAACTTTACTGAGGTTGACGAGGGTCTCATCGACAATGAAAATTCCAAACTATTCATCCTTTACCTGGTCGTCTCTGCTCTGGGACTCATTGGAAACTCTCTGATCATCTATGTGGTCCTCCGGTATAGACAGATGAAGACCACGTCCAACATCTACGTGTTCAATTTGGCTTTAGGGGACCTGTTCTACATGCTCTGCTTGCTGTTGTTTGCACTGGAAATTGCTTATGCTCGCTGGCCGCTGGGAGTGCACATGTGCAAGGTATTCTGGGCAGTGTCCACCACGGTTGCTTTCTCCAGCATATACTTCTTAACCACCATGTCTGTCGGCATCTGCATGCAAGTGCATTTTCCCATCTTCTACAGCAAGAGGTTGGGACCTAAGGTAGCCGTAGGGATCAGCATCAGCATTTGGCTGATTTGTTTACTGCTTGGAATTCCTATATATATCTTTTCTGGTTTAAATGACACTGAAGGCTGCAAAATTAATTGGCCAGACCCCCTTTCATCTATTACCTTTACAACATACCAGATAGTCCTGGCCTTTGGCGTACCACTTATAATAATTTGCATCTGCCTGATCCTAACGGCTTATACGACAAAGTGCTATGCCCACAAAGGTGTAGACAAGACCAACATTGTTTTCCTCACTCTTCTCACTCTTCTATTTGTCATCATCTGGCTCCCAATATACGTTCTAGAGATGATGGCTGTGATGACCGATCTGATGGTATTCAGCGAGGAGGTCTATTACACCATTAGTCTCCTGCCTTATCTGAAGTGCTGCATCTACCCAATCATGTATGGAACTTTGTCCACAAGCTTCAGAGAGATCTTCAGGAGCATGTTCTGCTGCAGATAATTCAACGACATTAGGGGAAAGAAAAACTCTCGGGAGAAGTCTGTGGGTAAACAAGGACTCTAAATTCTGCCAATTTCAAAATCTATGAACGAAGACTGAGATTTGGAGAGTCCTTCTCAAACTGTCCAAGTAATGTGATCTGAACATCACAGTGATGCTTGCCATAgaacattaaatatatttgtaactcTCAGACATGtagatataatatattttaacccACATATTCAAGGAAAACTTTAGCCCAAGTATATGTAAAACCTTCATGAGAACAGTGGCACAGTGGGAAATTTTGGGCGTGCCATATTTTACAGTAGCCTAAAGCCAATTATTGACATCCATTAACCCAGGCTTGGACTGGCTTGCCACAGTCCCAGAGGATGTTGCAGTGGGCCCAGATTATGATGGCTCTAGCCAAGGACAATTCCCAGCAACTCTTTCTTATTCTCAGAATCAGCCTCAATAAAACCTTAAACATTTCCATCTATGTAGACATTTTGTGACAGCAGGCCCTGAATGTCAGGATGGTGGGACCTAGGAGGCCCAGTCTGGCACTGCATTCGCCCCTAAGGACAATGGACTCTAAACTGTGGGGCTGATCCTCATGGGGAACTCATAGCCTCCTGAAGCCAGCTAGATattctcctagatacacctgaataCTGTAGTTTTCCTACTTAGCCAGTTATTATGTTTGCAGTAATGTATAGCAGTGATGTATAATTTATCAGCCAGATATAGATGAAATTGAGTCCATTAAGCCCCCcccctctttatatatatatgcattctaAGGTACTAGGAAGCATCATATGCAAAAGGAATATTATGCTTCCTAAACATACTTGGCAGTGTTAAACATAACTGTCCCATAGAACTTGATTATAATGATAAAAGTGCAATGGTCCATCAGCACCATGCCGCATTTCATTCCAAGTTTTAGGCCACACACACCTATGATGTTCCCCAACACAACTTTCTGCTAAAGTCTTCCTGACCCCTACGGATAAAACAGTACTGGGGCTGTCACACCTAAATAGTGATATCTGTCTACTTTGTGACATCACTTGCTATGAATTATGTGTCTGATCTTGAGAGAGCCTACACACACAATCCGAGCCTGCTGCTGTCAAACAACATGGGAAGTTTTATACATCGCTCTGTATGGGTGCTGGTCTCTTCAGCATTGTCTTTTATTGATGACCTATTTCATACTATGGAGATCAACCTGACTTAAGTAGGACTGTCTTCCCTCCACTGTGTTCTACTGAAGAACAGAATAGACTGTACCTGTGGTTCCTCGCTTGCATCTCAGTTAATAGATGCCACTGTCCGGGAAATGACAGCTTAGGCACGGCCATGGTCCTCCCGGGATGGTGCTGACACAAGTCTGAAGGACATTTGTCATTAACTTGGTCACTGATGAAATAACTGTGCAGGATTATTGTcgggggcataactacagaggaagcagaccctgtggttgcaggggagCCTGGGTGTTATAGGGGCCCTACAAAGCCCTAAATAataagcaatagtgatgggcgaatttctcccttttctccCGTCTCcgtgaaacgcaaattttgacaccggcacaggcatcaaaattgatgccggcTACAATTCAGACGTGGCGACAATTTGACGCTTACAGACAGGCGTCTGAATTGTCGCGGGCTCTTAATTGTGTCCGGCGTCAAAAATACTTTGACTCCAGAGAAAATTAGCTGCAATtccatgaatttattcgctggtggcgaaatgcggaaattagtcgcaaattcgcacctggtgaataaattcgtccatcactaataaacAATTTCAGTGTATACTGTATTGTAAAATAGggcaacctctggttatgttggggccctaaattttgctgtggggtccagtaacatctactgtagttatgccactgatcatTGTCCTATCTATCATTTCATATTGTCAGTATTGTTTGAGCTTCACACTATTTACACCTTTACATATGCTCTTGTTATTATCAGTTATTATGTACCttgtaatacatttatttttttacatgacaCACAAATGACCCAGCTTCATTCTTCAGCAGATATCATTATCTGTTCCATCCCGGCAAGAGTTCTTTCCAGCTAACGCATCGTCACCCATTCCGAATAAAAtgggttccggctaaatattgggaaggggtttgttacagtgagagctgtgaagatgtggaattgtctccctgaatcagtggtacaggctgatacattagataggtataagaaggggttggatggtgtttagcaagtgagggaatacagggatatgggagatagctcatagtccaagttgatccagggactggtcccattgtcattttggagtcaggaaggaattttttccccctttgaggcaaattggagagacttcagatgggatttttgccttcctctggatcaactggcaggttaaaaaaaaagagttaaaaggttgaacttgatggacgtgtttcttttttcaacctaacttactatgttactatgagtcaAAAAGACTCCCAGATGCAGATAGCACATTTATGGCGTTAGCAAAGTATTTGTCCTGAATAATTTAAGGGGGATCTTGCTGTTATCGTACATAGATTCATGTTATCTTACATAAATTATTATGGCTTCATTATATTGCTTGGTaaacttcacctttaagtttgaGTTTTAGGGAAGATTTATGTCCCCTTTGAAAAAAAGTTAATGATGActgctttattttctttgtgaGAATGGGTCCTTGATGTGAGTTTCTCTGGTGAACCCCAAGAGGCCCAGTCTGACAGTTAGTGGGTTGCCGGCCATGGAGAGTTGGAAACATCTTGTCAGGGACGCTGAATATCGGTGAGTGTTGCAAGCTGCTTCACTTCACTCTCCCAAGGGGGCTTCTGAGATGCTTAATAAATCCCTTTGCTGCAATGGTGTTTTAATAAGCAGAGCGGAGAGGGAAATtgtattacagaaaaataatttcatgGTGTTCGCCTTCCAGCCAACGATActttatatacattaattaaatccatttTCCCCCTTTCAGAATAGTTAATAGGAAAATGCATCTAATAAAACGTGTATGCGTGCCTTAGTGTGTTTTCCGTAGCGTGGACCCCGCAGCATAAACACAGAAACAGACCACCAGGGACttggggaaaagtctttattgatAGTTACAGACCGTATGGACTTTCTCATTCTCACCTTGTATATTTCATGTTGGATCTGATGGAAGGGCATGTAATAGGTAGAGGAAAAATCAGCTTTCATTGTGAAAGTGGGGGGATGGAGCTGCGGCTGGAGGGGGATCAACCTAAGGGTGAATTAGAGTGATATTTGGGAGAATACATTTAATTGTCTGGAGCAgtggtcctcaaccttttttacccattcaaatataaaaaagatggggagcaatacaaacatgaaaaaagtagtgatgggcgaatttatttggcaggtgtgaatttgcggcaaattcctgcaattcgccgtcggcgaataaatttgcgaaactggtgcgaaaattcaccgacgtcgaaaaaaaaaaaaaggatgccggcgtccgtttttttggatgccggcgtcaaaaatgagacgccagagccgttttgcaaattctttgccgtttcgcgaatttcgttgaaaattcacaaatttctcggcgaaattcacccatcaccagaAAAAAGTCCTTGGGGTTGCAAAATAAGCTTTGTGGTTGGGTATTTCATAGCTCCTAtctagactggcagcctaccggaggctttatttggcagtacacctggtttttatacaaccaaaacttgtctccaagtcaggaattcaaaaataagctcctgctttgaggccactggaagtaacatccaaggggttggagagcaacatgttactcatgagcaactggttggggatcactggtctagatacTCCTCAGTTCTGTATGAAGATTAAATAAAGTTGGATATGGCTGTGAGCACTTATTTGCTGGTCTGTTTATATTATTGGAGCTGAATGACTGGTAGATCAAGGTTTTCCAATACATGTAATCTCGTTATCTGCTAAGTGGGGGTCTCACCAAAAGTTGGACTTCCAGGGGGAACTGGGAATTAAAAAAGTTCAACAACCAGCAGGTTTAAAGCCTATAGGACATGGAGTAATTTGAATGCGTTTGTTCTCTCATGGAGACCCATAGTGCTCAAACTAATTCCACCTAATGGATAGATCATTTCTGCGTGTGGCACATGCTGGTTATGTCAGTAATGCCAAGGAGAAATGTGACTGTCCAGAGTGCTGtgcctcctttaaaggggacataaccTTTCAGTAGCATTGTTCCTCCAGTTCATTTTAGTGGGCTACAACTTACGCCATTGTCCACCATTCAACCAAGCATTAAAGCCATagaacaggggaccttttttactCTTGAGCCACAATGAaacataaaaagagttgggaagcaacacaagcatgaagaaagtccAGGGGGAGCCAGATGAAGACCGTGACAGGTTTTTTGGTAGTCCATACCAAAAAGTGGCTCTGTTCAACAGTACACTTGatctttatacaaccaaaacttgcctccaagccaggaattcaaaaacaagcacctgctttgaggccagtgggagcaatatccaaggggttggagagtaacatgttgaccaagagccactggttgaggatcactgccatAGAACAACAACCATAGAGATTGATGCTGAATGCAACACTATTCAGCAAATATATTCCCAGGTCATCCAGGTCCAATTACCCAGTTGTAGCCAGAGTATCTTCAGTGAGGCTGCTGCCTGTTCTGTTTACCCTTGCCTCTCTTTTAAGTTTCATATCAAACCAATTAGCACATTAAGAAATGAACAGCTCTATATCTGTCTGGATTGATAACACTGTAACATCGTTGCACAGAGGACAAAAAGTTTGCCAACATGGTGCAATGAATGAATCTCAAATAAAAATCCTCCTGTAGCTAAAACTGCTCAATTTGGAAAGCTAGGGGGCACTATACACGTAGTATCAGTTATTAATGACCCCCTTTACAATTCATTCCCTTAACAGCTAATGGTCCCTGACAGCTTCCCTTTATACATTATTAGAATATATACAATCTGCTCAATTCATATCATATCCTATGTTGACATTAAAGCATGAGAAAAACTAAACAAATATCTAATGTTATTGCTGGAGTAGAAGTCTCTTTAAGCCTGGGACTAACCGGGGCTCAGCACTTGACACGTACAGGCAGCTATTAATAATGTGCTAGAGAAAACACGCTTTATTTATACTGCATGTAATTGCCATGTCAGACTGTATGGGCGATGGAGGAATAATAGACTTCCAGCTCTTTAGTGACAAATCCCCTAAATGATAGAAAAGAGGTTCCTCTCGCCTGGGCTCTTACAATCATTGAAAACGGACAGATCTTCAGTGGGGACTAGAATTCCTCAGCACTCGCTCTTTTGATTGCAGTTATGTGTATTTTTCTTCAATGGATAACATtgcaggaaaaatgtaaaatccaggaaatttaaaaattcaataagtGGAAGGAATGAGGATGACAAACTCTTCCTCTTCTCTCACATCATGCCCATTGCTCATCATGTTCCACCACCCAGTGGATTCTTCCAATTGAGCTTTAATACTAGCAAACAATAGAGCCAGGTGCTGTGaaaccctttggggcaaattcactaagccgcgaagctcCGAACGcgagcgttaattcgctagcgtttggcattttcgctactgcgcaaattcactaacgaacgctggcgtagttttgctagtgttacttcgcaaccttacgccaggcgaattttcgctagcgatgaaactacgcaaattcactaacttgcgcagtgtagtgaacgctaccttttacgctagacttccttcgccacctcagacctggcgaagcgcaatagagtagatagggattgtttaaaaaaaagtcaattttttttctaagtcccaaaaaaacgctggcgtgttttctacatgatggctgataggctgaaaaagatcgaaaattttttggggctccccttcctcccccctacttttcctgactcatggcaacttacgtagacagtgggcacatgtgtagggcaaaataaaaattttatttgctgatttgaaggttttctaggcatttgtagtgcagatacgtgttcctccattgaaatttgaatttcgcgccgtatgcaaattagccttcgctagcgtaacttcgctttatatagcgaatcaacgctagcgcaacttcgcaaccttacgctacccctgtgcgcaacttcggattttagtgaaactacgcctggcaaagtgcggcgaagtgtggcgaagttgcgcctgccgcaacttcgcatcttagtgaatttgcccctttgtatcttGATGACAGTTTCCCTAGGGCATAAAGGGTAGTATGGGAATACtgggcctgcaggtgtcactgggATACCAAGTCCAGACATCTTTTCTTGTAAGTTCTGGTTTGCTATTGCATCACTTCTGGTATGTAATGACATCACAGTTTCATTGGGACCAGTGGGTAGCAGGTTTGGCTGTGGAGAAAGCAGTTGGAGCTTGGATTGGACAGTGGGTCCAAGTGGGTGGGTTGTGAGTCTGGCCTGTGGTTGTTGCAGGTGTAATCGATTGGACCCATTCAAGCTATGGACAGTGATACTAaaggggttacttatcaaagtccgactttatctcaacattttctgctacaaactccaatcaaatccgctctgttttttaatgcttatttattattactagtaatgggcgaatttgtcccgttaaTGCGTTTTTTGACatcggcgacaattcgccggcgtcaacaatTCGGCAActtttgatgcacattaaagtcaatgggggtccgtttaattgacgccggcatccaaatttatggaatttatttgctggcggcgaaacacacAAATTCACcttgaatttgcacctggtgaataaattcacccatcactaattattacatattcccgattttcaaattttttcagattttttacccgaaaactcagatttcttatgcttttttgcccgaaatttcaggatattgcacgaaacccagcgcacatcaaaaaaccattgggacttctcccattaacttatatgcaacccgacaggtctgaaatgc
The Xenopus laevis strain J_2021 chromosome 9_10S, Xenopus_laevis_v10.1, whole genome shotgun sequence DNA segment above includes these coding regions:
- the LOC108703220 gene encoding somatostatin receptor type 2, coding for MDIFIIEDDYNETTNLSLFDYPDNFTEVDEGLIDNENSKLFILYLVVSALGLIGNSLIIYVVLRYRQMKTTSNIYVFNLALGDLFYMLCLLLFALEIAYARWPLGVHMCKVFWAVSTTVAFSSIYFLTTMSVGICMQVHFPIFYSKRLGPKVAVGISISIWLICLLLGIPIYIFSGLNDTEGCKINWPDPLSSITFTTYQIVLAFGVPLIIICICLILTAYTTKCYAHKGVDKTNIVFLTLLTLLFVIIWLPIYVLEMMAVMTDLMVFSEEVYYTISLLPYLKCCIYPIMYGTLSTSFREIFRSMFCCR